GTTAAATTGCACACTATTGGGAATCCGGACAAACGGCATTAGGCCGactatttgatttatttattcaTCTCTGCAACTCGTCGTGGTCGTGGGCTCACCAACTGTTGAGCTAGGGCTCGCAGGCCTTATCGATAGCGCGGcgcaagaaaaaaaggaaaaagggaaagcGAGACGATACACCACGCACGGGCATCCGATTATTCATGCATGGACAAGCGGCTGCTGGCTCACATGTCCGCGGCCGCGCCGTCCTCCATCTCGTCGCCGCCCTTCCCGAGCAGCGGCACGAACTTGAGCATGACTTCGACGGCGTTCTTGGCGGCGATGTCGATGAAGGTGCTGGCCTCGTTCCCGAGCGCGGAGCCTCCCCCGGCCAGGTAGGAGAGCGAGCGGATGGTGAGGAACGGCACCCCCTGCGTGTGCGCCACGAGGGCCACGGCGGCGCTCTCCATCTCCACGGGGGTGCACTCGAACTGCTTGCGGAGGAACTGGCGGTACTCGGCGTTGTCCAGGAACACGTTGGCGCTGCAGCCCTTGCTGACCCGGGTGACCCGCGGCGCGCGGGGCAGGCACGTCGTCGCGTTCACGCACGCCGGCAGCTCCATGCCCTCCAGTTTCGCCGCCAGCGCGTAGTACCGCTTGCTGGCGGGCACCCAGAACGCGTGCTGCCGCTCCTCGGGCTCGCCGGACTTGGGGAAGATCTCCTCCGGCTGGTACCAGATGCTGTTGAGCTGGTTGGCGGATAGCGCCGGGTTGCTCTGCCCCACGGTGTAGTCGGAGAAGTTGAGGAAGCCGTACTCCCGGGTGTAGTCGCCGGCGGCCTCCAGCGGTAGCTCGTTATCCTTGCCGTCGCCGAACCGCTGGCCGCCCAATCGACAAAATTTTGGTAGCACCACAAATCAAAATCCTGGACGACCATGACATGTTCACGTTTTCTAATACCAAATTTGTACTACCTGCCAGTTCCAGAGGGAAACGTGGGCCCAGTATTCGGGGATGGTGACGTCGCCGATCTGGAGGTCCTCGTTGGCGTTGCCAGCGATGCCCCAGTGGACGATGCCCTTCACCCGGAACAGGCTCAGCAGCATCTGGGTGGTCAGACCAGCGTTGAGCTGCAGTCATTGATTCCATTCCATGGTGCAACAGTTCGTTAAGTTCTGAGTATTTGTAAGATACACTGCTACACAAAATATAATGCTGTAGTATGTACGGTCTTACCATGCTCAGTCCAGTCATGACGATGACGACGCTTTGGCCTTCGATGGTTCCGAAGCGAAACCTTCGCCCTTCAAGCAAAAATCATGCGATAATGTTAGTATTTAATTATCTTTTTTTAATTATCAACGACATATGGTGTAGTTACGACCGATTTTAACTTCTATTTCCTCTGTAAAGAAATGTAAGAGCGTTTAGATGGAAGTATTATTTTTCACTTCGATCGTACAAACGTTCACTCTGCTTGCTCATGTGTGCCTGGTTAGCTCCGTCAATAGGCACATGCATCTCATGTGCTTTCATGCAAGTCCTCCATGAAACGCCCGGTCTCACCCGCGTTCCATCATCATGTGCTTTCAGGTCATGCGTAAGTGTTTCAGCACGTCCGGTCACTTCTTTCGTCTACCATTCAAATTCACTACAGTACATAATTCAGACGGTTCTCATATATGAGCAGGCTTGTTAATCAATTCAACCATATTCGTTCTGATGTTATGATATTACGAACAGGCTTGTTTCATATTACGTTTATTTCTTTGACCCAACCAAAGTGTTGACATTTCAAGCTTACGGAAAGATCATCCATCACGTAATGTTAATAGTGCCCTTTCATGTCAAGTTATTTCCGCACATGGCGCCCGTATACACGCTTGATCTGATTAGACTGAATGTACCATTTGAGTAGGAGCATCTTTACCTTGGATGTCCATGTTAGGGATGCTCTTGCTGGCCACGAAGCTGGGCGACTCGAGCACGGGGACCATCTCGTATGTTAGGAGAAGGATAATGAGATGGACACCTCGGAACACACTGGCAACCAAACCATCAATTCATCTTCTAGTACTGCCCAAGCGGAAGACATTCAAATGCCTCAGGTGCAACGACGGGAACTCGCGAGCATTGGCCTTGGTGGTGTGCCAGGAGGTGGCCCTTCAACTGTAGTCACTCCGTTCAACTCCAAGTCGGTGCAGGCCACCGGCCTCTCGGCGGGACGCCCAGACTCATCATCGATGCACCGACAGCTAGCGGGTCAGGTGGCGTTGCAATCGTCGTCGCCAATACCGACGGTAGCGACACAGCTGGCTGCTTCCATTACGGTGCAGGACAGAGGCGACACGGCATGGGGACCGGACGGGGCTTCGAAGCACCAGAAACTAGCTGCGCTGCAGGCGGTCGCCCAGCTACCTGCTCGTGATGAGCTGGGCAAGCTGGCCCTGGCTGGGTGTGGCGCTGAAGGCCCGACCTCCCGTGTACAACCATGCATGCATACTGCGGCTGGGCGTGGTGCCGCAGGACCGGAGTGGATGCATGCACCGGCTAGCCATGGTGCTGAAAGGCCGACCTCGGGTGTgcagccatgcatgcatgcacccgTGGCTGCTCTTAAGCCCCAGGTGAAGGCCATGCAACCTCCTGTTGTACAGATTGTAAAGACAGTTGACTCTACGAGTTTGGACGCCCTTCAGTTGCAGGTGGAGCCGGCCACGTCCATCTCTCCCGCATTCACTGGTACGACTGGTCCGGCCCCTCTTCAGACAATGACCTCGTCGTTCGAGCCTGTGGTTGAGATTGTCGGGGAGGGGGTTGCTACTCCACCATCATCCCCTTCACCGACAGTAGAGCAGGCGCCACAACCTCCAATGGGGATGACACCTACACGACGGAGTAGTCGGCATTCTGTTGCCGACGACGGTTCTATGGACACAGATGAGGACTCTTTGGCCAAGGCTATGCGGCGTAAGGCAGCGCAAAACCTCGACAACCAAGGTATTACGTCGTCACCCAAATCCTTTTTTGATTTTTCTAATACTGCCATCGTTTCTAAGTTAAATAAAGTGGGTGTCAGTCTTGGAAAGAATGAGAAGGATATTTCTATTTCGACTAACGCTTTGAAACATGTGGAATATGACCGATTAAAAGTTACTCCACGTGTTTCTAGCAAGTCTTATGTCTCCTGTACTGATGAGGAAGAGCTGCATGCCACACCAGATGGTCAGCTACTCTCTCATTTAGTAGGGGCGGTTTCGGACGTGGGTCTAGATGAACCCGGGCTTAGTTCATTGATTGAGCTTACAGCATCCGGACGTAAATCAAAGACCGCACATTCGAAAAAAGATAGTAAGTCCCATAAGAGGGCAAAGTGTTCTAAATCTCCTATTGTTTCCTCATGAATGGAATGTTTTTTAATAGCAGAGGTCTTCGTGACTTGGCTAAACATTTATTCATTGCAGAATGTAATAGGGAATACAATTTAGATTTTTTGGCTATCTCTGAAACGGGTAGACGTGATTTCTCAGTAAGTCTGCTTAACCGTCTTTCTGGCGGGATAGACTTTACTTGGGTTTCGCGACCACCTAGAGGTCGTTCTGGGGGCATTTTACTTGGCGTAAATACAGGGACTATGGATGTTTTGGCTAGTTCGAATGGCGAGTTTCATGTTAAACTCCATATTCGCAACAAGGCCGACAACTTCACATGGACCCTCGTCGCCGTGTATGGGGCAGCCCAGGATGAGTTCAAGGCCGATTTTCTTCGTGAATTGGTTAATCTG
The Triticum dicoccoides isolate Atlit2015 ecotype Zavitan chromosome 3A, WEW_v2.0, whole genome shotgun sequence genome window above contains:
- the LOC119267684 gene encoding bark storage protein A-like translates to MGGVRQQLMAAVLVAVALMATAAEGYITQKTWGAIRRANRAGPFVGLVVPNTYEMVPVLESPSFVASKSIPNMDIQGRRFRFGTIEGQSVVIVMTGLSMLNAGLTTQMLLSLFRVKGIVHWGIAGNANEDLQIGDVTIPEYWAHVSLWNWQRFGDGKDNELPLEAAGDYTREYGFLNFSDYTVGQSNPALSANQLNSIWYQPEEIFPKSGEPEERQHAFWVPASKRYYALAAKLEGMELPACVNATTCLPRAPRVTRVSKGCSANVFLDNAEYRQFLRKQFECTPVEMESAAVALVAHTQGVPFLTIRSLSYLAGGGSALGNEASTFIDIAAKNAVEVMLKFVPLLGKGGDEMEDGAAADM